A window of Colletes latitarsis isolate SP2378_abdomen chromosome 11, iyColLati1, whole genome shotgun sequence genomic DNA:
CAATTCCGTGTACCTTCTGGTCTCTAATCACACGCTCGTACGTATCATTTTGCTTCGTTACTAAAACTAGTCTCGCGTTCCCCGTCTAAAACCATACCAACTTCTGTGCAGAGTAAAGGATTCTTTGCAAGATCATCGTAATGTGTTCAGAGTCGATTCCCAACCTTTTACTTTCTTAttattccaaacgagaaattacGTCGTCTAAATTTCGACGCCCCAAACATCGACCAACCGGAATTAAAACGGTTTTCAAATCGACCGGGAGAGAAGATCGTTTTGAGCCAAGGAAACAAcgtttaaaattatttcgaaacTGCGACCGATTCGCAATTCGAGCAAAAGTGTACCAAACGTTCTTTTTTTTTGGAAGTCGCGCGGGGAATCGTCGAAAATTGGTTTGACGATCGGATAAAAGCCGCAACGAGCAGTCGTCGGAACTGCGCGCGGAGAGGCGTGAAAATGAATTCGAAAATCCGATAGAAAAAAATAGCAGAAAGTTTTGTAGAAAAAGCTCGTCAACCTTGTAACGTCGCTCGTGGCCCAAAAATGTTCGCGATACGTTGCCTTTAACCGTGTGTCTCTCTGCCAAGTCGATGAACAATGGCCCCCTAATTTTCAACGTTTCCGTGAGCAAAGCTCGAGACGATTATTCCGCGTCAATCTGCATAGTGGCTCTGGTCGCTTGCATTTTAATCTCTCTATGCATCTTTATGaaccgtccggtatttgcacggTACAACGACGGGGCGATAAAAATTCAAACAAGCAATGCCACGGACAAACGTTAAGTGCTGGAACCGAATATTAATATAGGAAAATGTATTTGCGCCTCTGACAGAGTGCTTGAAAAATTACAACGATTATAAGATTCGTTCTCTTTGTGGCAAAAAATCGTTAGCTCGAGGGATACTCCGCGCGATGCTACGTCGAATGTCTAGAAAATGTTTTCAAAATGGTTAAGAAAAATTCgccaaaaatatggatcgtcgTCGCGAGTTTGTTGTTCTTCTTTCCCGAAAACAAATGTTGGCGGTTTCAGGATCTGAATAATTGTCGCTCAGTGACGCGGCCACACAGATTATATCGATTTGTTAGCATCATTAACGAGCCGTCCAATAGACTAATTGCAATATGCATCATAATGCTCGACGTAACGCGACCAGCCGCGAACTAATTGGCCGAGAAATACGTTTCGAAATTGCGTAACGATCTGCGATCTGCTCGTAAGTTGCATGACGTGATCGATTCGCGCGCAATTCATCGAAACGCGTCTCGTTGCTTCGAGAAGTCCCTAGATTTCAAACATTCGTCGATACAAAATTAGACTTCGATGGTTTTAATGTATCCGAGGGGTGCTCGGAGAGGGAAGATCTCAAGCAGAAGCGCACGTTGCACTTTCACCGTTGCGCCAGTCAAGAAAATTACGTCATCGAGTGGCGAATAACGGGTGGACTAAAAATATTCGAGGACCATTCGTGACGTGCATCGACGTCGAGAACGAAACAAAGTCCAAATTCCTAGACATCGTAAACCCCCAGGTTTTAACGGATTATAAATATAGCGCTGTACGACGAAATTAATTAAACGCGCGGGAACGGGTCACGCCGGGATCCAACGGCTCGAGATTAATCGTAATTAAACGAGAGACGGTTCTAAACTTTAGCGGCTGAACGAAACGATTGCGCTGGTCAAATAACCTCAGGCTGGACCTTAACACTTTCGGTGGAAGGGGCGTGTACGGTGTAACGCGGAAACGGACGAAGGTTTATTCGGATAACAGACAACGAGCGAGACCATCGTGTAATAATTCAGTCAATTTTCGTTGTCGTTGTTTAATTTCGTAATTGAAATTTGTATTGATATTAGTGAGTTTACGTTGGAATCGCTGATATTGTTTTAGAATATTCTGCAAGAACCTAGGGTAAGTTACGGTGTATCAAACAGTATCAAATTTGTAGGTACTGTTCAGTTCATCGTGTTAGATATGCAAAGACAGCTATTTAAAATCTGTTTAAAGTCGCTAATATGATTGTAGAATATCGTATAAGAGCCTGGTAAGTTATGGTGTAGTATCAAACACATAGGTATTGTGCTAGATATGCAGAAGCAGCAATTCAGAATCTGTTTAAAGTCGCTAATATGATTGTAGATTATCGTATAAGATCCTGGTAAGTTATGGTGTAGTATCAAACAGTATCAAACACATAGGTATTGTGCCAGATATGCAGAAGCAGCAAATCAGAATCTGTTTAAAGTCGCTAATATGATTGTAGAATATTGTGCAAAAGCCTGATAAGCAATAGTGTAACGTCAAACAGTATCAAACACATAGGTATTATGCCAGGTATGCAAAGACAGCAATGTAGTATCTGTTTTAGCTTCACTATTCAAGCATAAAGACATTATCGAAATCGTTTTAGGACTGTTCACTCGCTAaaaggaataaaataaaattaaataaaaggaatTTTCTAATCAACCGGTTGACAGCCTCTCCAAGTAGTACATACAGCAGCAATTTGTATGACCAAAACAGATACGAATAAAGCCTTCCCGGAGGATCGTATCTGTTAGTTTTCGCCTTGTGAACACATTACGTGCAAGTTGGCAGATCGCGCGTAAACAAGGAAGATCTCCGCAAGCCAAAACTGATATCAAACATTTATACAAACACGTGGGCGTGCAAATATATAAGCATCGAACAATTCGAGTGTACAAACGCGAGCGTACCAAACGTTTCCATCGATCTTGGAGCGTTCGTTGCGAAGGAACAGGTATCGAAAGATGACGTCACGCGAGACTCACCTTTCGACGCTTCCTATTAAAAACTTTGCCGTCGAATTGCTTTTGTATCGCCGATACCTAATCGTATTAGTGCCGTCGGTGGTCTCCGCGCGAAAAATCGATCGGCATTATCTCTGAAAGATTGGCTAGCGACGACGGCTGGCCCTAATTCGAACATACGCTGGTGACCTTGAACGGCTAAATGATTTCGCGACGACTTAGCAAACCGGTGAAACGACGCGAATTATCGAGGGACGGATCTCCCCCACCCCCTCGGGAACGGTTCTCGCGATGCAAATGAAAAATCCAGCTGGTGGGAAATATACGAGGGGTGGGGGAAACAATAAACAGCCTTAACATCGGTATCAAACGACCGTCCCCCGGAGCCTTATCTATCAAGGAGGCGAGTTTAGCCCGCGGCGCAGCCATAAAACAAAGAGAGCCGCCCGTATATAAGGCAAAGTTCGAGGTATTCCCCGGTTTATTCAAGGGAAAGGGGGTCATTCCTCTGCCTCCGCTCCGGTGGTATTGCATTTTCTGCTCGATGGAACGATCCGTGCCCCGGAGCAGCCCAAAAACGATAGACCGCTGGAAACAGCGGAATCGCCGCTGATGGTTTCACCCGTGGAATTGCACGCTGGCCTGATAGACGCAGAATACCTTTAAAGTCGACTGGTGTCCCCGTCGAGGACACTACGCGTTTATTTCCAGCGGTCAGATACGAATTAACGACCCAGCTTGTCAACCAGAATCGCTCGAATATAAATTAACATCCTTCAAAGTTAACGAGGAATCATTCTTACTGACACCTTTTAGCTACAACAAAGTTGATCGTTAAATCTAAATGTTTGATGTAAGAGCTCTAAAGCGAGACTTTCCAGACTTCGTACAATGGGGTTTTACCAGTTTgacgaaatgaaaaataaacagCGTTCCGTCGCAATGTAAACAGCGATAAATAacgataaaatatgaaatacaaGCACATCTGCACGTAATAAATCTTCTTTACGTCCGGGCTGCAGCGTCCCGGTTAACGAGTTTCGGTTAATTTTAGAATGGCACCGTTTCCGAATGTTTGATCAAACAACGTTAGCTCGAGATATTcaattaaatgaataaaattaaacgAATGTAAACCCGCGATCTCGTCGCGAAGCTCGAACGAGGATCAACGTCTGTTTGGCGAAAGTGAACATTGTAACCGATGTTTGGAGCGGTATGTTGATAGCGTTCGAAGTACTTTCGAAAGCAAAACGGTGGAGATTGAAGTGGACCGAGTccgaaataccgaatttcctttTCCTCCTGGACCGCCAGACAGGGCACAGACGAACGAACACACTGCATTGATCCGATCTGGCGACCACCAGGACACGCCGCGCCCGTCTCCCCGTCCTTTCAGAAACAAATATCGACTACTGGCCCTCTCTGTTCCGTGCTGTATCCTCTGCTCGCGGTAATATCAAGCTCGAAAGTGGCCGATCGAACGTTTTACTGCTCCCGCGACCGATGTAATTAAAATCCCCACGAAATTCGTTGTTTCTCTCAATTAGAACTACAACGAAACGAGCAACCCTCGAGCGTACACTTGGTTcgctcaaacgagaaaaatccaATAACTTTCGGTAGAACAGGCTCTACTTCTAAATTtggtttttcttgaaaatgtaccactgataaaatttaaattaaatatcgcACGCTACTCGAAAGTATTTTGTTCGTTTTATAGGCAAGCGTACGCTCAATTTTGCGATTAACCGTAGGTCGAGACGAAGCTCTCTGAGCTCCCATGCCATAATTTGAACACGTCCCGGTAATTTGTATACCTTGTCACACTTCGGAGACTAGTAGTGCGTTGTATCTTGTATAATATCCGCGGCAATCCATCACGATCGACGCAAGAGCGAGGTTTTTGTTTTAGGAAGCACGTCGGTGCGACGAGGATCAAGTTCCTAACACCTACGATACAAGTAGCAACGTTGACGCGCACGATGCACTTAGAATAGACACTATTAGAGGTTTAGGTAGTAGATACTCTTCGTAAAAGCGTTACAACGCTTCTTAGTCGTACGTCAAGCGTAGATCCGCCATTTTTAGAATGCTACTAAaagaattccaaaaatatttctatCAGGAGAACGAGCTCGAATGATTTTTTTCCAGTATCGAAACTCTGTTTTTAGTTATTATCGTATTTGTCGATTCCCTAGTATAGCGTTTGACAAGATTATTAAAACGAAGCGCCGATTTGCGATCGAAATTGCTAATAATCCAACGTTTCGGCCTTAATTTGGTTGCTCATCAGGGAATCGTACAATCGGATTGTTATTAATGTTACTAATTACCATAAAGGCATAAATTGTCCGTGAGAATCCAGTAGGAAATTGACAATTCGGATTGTGTTTTCATGAGACACGTATACTTGCAATGTTTCCTACATGAATACAGAGATGTCGCGGGAACAAAGATGGAAGCTAATTTCAATTGGAGCCCGATGGGCCAGCAATGGGCCACCATCGAAATTCTGTCGAATTTAATGCATGGGTAATGAACTACTGAATACGCGCTGCTGATAATCGTCATCTGTTCGTGCGTATAGTTTAATAATGTAATACATAATGGCCATGATCGCCGGGGAACAATTAAAGGACGTGATCGATGTCGTTCGAGGGAGTCGTTTGTACTCGTTTGTATCATCGAGACAATATGGCGTCGTTGACGCTTCGCGATCGCTGGTTTAAGCAAGTTATCGTGAATTTTCTCCGGTAATTCATGaagaattaatataattttctgACCCCGTATCGAAAACATATATTTGGCAAATTAGTTTGTACGAGTCATAGTTTTTAATGTTCACGATTTCTAGCTCTTGAACAGTCACAGGAAAGACGAGAACCGGACGTTTTCGACGCGTCGGAGCACCGAATTTTCTCGAATATATGTATAAACGAGACAGTTAACAGTCATAAAATCCTCGCACGCCGCAAAGTGAGAAAATAAACACACGTAACCATAAATCTCTCTTGACTTTGTTTTCAGAGACAGCTGAACGTTCAAGGCTACCAGTGCAGCTCCGACCTACGTTACGTATTGTTCAAGCACAATGTCAAACCGGTGAGTAATTGAAACGCGAAAACATCGATCTCGAATTCACAAATCTTGCATACCCCGAGAAAACTTTACGGTTTTCTATAATTGGATCGTTAATTTTGGAATGGCACAATTTGTCCCAGTTTAAAAAATCACTGGGAATTCGATTCTTCCAGGTGTTCAAGCACACCTCCACCGCTTACTATACAGTCTACGACGTCACCAACGAGTAAGTAACAACTACACTGTCGACAATTTGACTGTCACATCACTCATATATGGCTATTcattgcaaaattaaaaaagtcgagacgttgaaagaaataaataacaaaatttaaGTTACCTAGTTTACAATTGAAATCAAACTTTCGATCCTGCAAATGATTATTAGCAACCAAAATGTGGCCAAAGATTCTGTGGTAAAAAAGATCTAGCTTTGACGTTTCTTTCGGTCAGTTTGATGGCTCTGTGTCGTTTTCAGTCATCACACACCTCTTCGTCTGTACGCGTCGCGAAGGATGCAGCAAACGCGATTGCAACACGCCACCTGGTTGGGCAACACGTCGGGCCTCTTGATGATATCCGAGAACGATATTTACGTTAGACTGGCGCCTTCCGCGCCAGAAGACGCGCGACTGACCGATACTGGCGTCGCTGGCGTGATCTACAACGGCGTTCCGGATTGGCTGTACCAGGAGGAAGTAATGCCACGGCCAGAAGCCACCTGGCCTAGCCCCGATGGCACTCACCTACTCTACGCCACGTTTAACGACACTAAGGTCACTGCCTTAGAGTTCCCCTGGTTTGGTACCCAGCCAGGCCACGACGGAGCCAGTTCCAGTCCCCTAACCACACCCAGGAGAGGCTCTTTTCCACCTTCCAAGTCTGTCAGATACCCTACTCCAGGATCGTCCAATCCGGAAGTCGACCTACTGGTCATGGAACTCACCAACGTGACCAGTTCAGCCAACGTCAACGGAACCATCAACGGCACCAGAACCTTGAACTCCACTACGGTTTTTAGAACGAAGCTTAAACCACCGCCTGTACTCGACGGACAGTAAGTGCCTCAAACTGGAGTTTCACAGTTGGATGAAACACTGCTGGCTTCACTAGTTCTCGTGAAACCTCATTTTCAATGcacatataacccagacctaattttcAGTACACATCGGTCAATATAATCTacttccccagacctaacccagatctaatttCGAGATTTTTACAAGTCTTGCTAGGCGAGATTCGACCTGACCTCTTCATCAAGAAGCCCCTCATAAGTCGGGCTTGTAAACTCAAATCTCAGCGACCTCAAAATGCCTGATACCAATGAGCGTTACAATAAGTTTTTTGCTACCCACAGAGAGTACTATTTAATATCCGCCGGTTGGGTGGGCGAAGACTCCACCCAAATCGCCGTGGTGTGGATGACGAGATCGCAGAATCTGACGCTGGTATCCGCCTGTCATGCACCCACGTGGGAGTGCGAGGAGACCCACTCGGAAAGAGCGCCGGAGGGACAGTGGCTCGATGCGCAGCCCCATCCTGTGTTCGCCCCCGACGGCGACAGCTTCTTGCTGTTAGCAGCCGTGCAAGAAGGCGACAAGGAACACTTCACTCACATCAAACACGTGACCCTGACTCAGCAGAGGATAGCGGTTCTGTCTCATGGTTGTTACGAGGTGAACAAACCAGGAGATGCTCATTGCTGATTACTGGTAATCGATTCGGAACGGATCCTGTACAGCTGTCTTTCTCGTCGTCAGGTGAACGAGATCTTAGCGTGGGACACCAAAGCACACCTAGTTTACTACCTAGGCACCAGGGAGAGGAGGCCTGGACAGAGACACCTTTACGTTGTTCGCGATCCTACTGCTGACGATCCTCGGCGCCTAGAGCCGCTATGTGTCACGTGTGACCTTGGAGAGGTTCTTTGGAGCAGCAGGTGAGCCACTTGATGGCCAAGGTACATTCCAATTGTTCCCATCAGGAAACCCACAGCAGTCACCCTACATAGGAATAGGATACATTTTCGTTCTACTCGTGGCTACGCCAATGTTATTCACAATGGTTCCATCCTACCCTTCATCTCTCTACAGCAGATGCTATCTATCAGTATCGATGTTTCTCCACATGCTGTGTTTTCTGCAGGTTTTATTACACCAATTGTACGCACTTCGGAGCGTCGGTTAGTCCAGCGATCGACAGCACGTCCCAGGGTTACTACGTCCTCTATTGCGAAGGTCCAGGCCTTCCTCTGGCAGGCATACACTCA
This region includes:
- the LOC143348272 gene encoding A-type potassium channel modulatory protein DPP6 isoform X4; the protein is MLEDKDLTYAEGGHNWRSIIFSLLVIGFVIAGIVTAIYLLGYVDELLYWSGRRLTLDECLRDDLTPHRLPPTWISHDKFIYQADDGSLTLLDTSNNSVYLLVSNHTLRQLNVQGYQCSSDLRYVLFKHNVKPVFKHTSTAYYTVYDVTNDHHTPLRLYASRRMQQTRLQHATWLGNTSGLLMISENDIYVRLAPSAPEDARLTDTGVAGVIYNGVPDWLYQEEVMPRPEATWPSPDGTHLLYATFNDTKVTALEFPWFGTQPGHDGASSSPLTTPRRGSFPPSKSVRYPTPGSSNPEVDLLVMELTNVTSSANVNGTINGTRTLNSTTVFRTKLKPPPVLDGQEYYLISAGWVGEDSTQIAVVWMTRSQNLTLVSACHAPTWECEETHSERAPEGQWLDAQPHPVFAPDGDSFLLLAAVQEGDKEHFTHIKHVTLTQQRIAVLSHGCYEVNEILAWDTKAHLVYYLGTRERRPGQRHLYVVRDPTADDPRRLEPLCVTCDLGEVLWSSRFYYTNCTHFGASVSPAIDSTSQGYYVLYCEGPGLPLAGIHSTTSHKMMRVLYDTRIQRGDKLSQLALPTRRSFEVPLPQGWKAQVQLLLPPSWREELRDAAFPVLVEVNGRPGSEAVTDRFKIDWGTYMSSHNDVVYVRLDVRGARGQGKRDLFRKIGGVEVQDQLTVLKHLLKTLKYLDVTRVGVWGWGYGGYVTAMVLGNQENLFKCGVAVNPIADWLYYNSAFTERVLGAPAENYKGYVEADLTQRARLVPSHSLYLLHGLADLTAPYTHGVAFAKALSEAGIIFRYQSYANEDHALAGVLEHAYRSMEDYLAECLSLDAS
- the LOC143348272 gene encoding A-type potassium channel modulatory protein DPP6 isoform X1; its protein translation is MNASVNIERNSWRLPPDETVQVADPRSKSAQVKEDLTYAEGGHNWRSIIFSLLVIGFVIAGIVTAIYLLGYVDELLYWSGRRLTLDECLRDDLTPHRLPPTWISHDKFIYQADDGSLTLLDTSNNSVYLLVSNHTLRQLNVQGYQCSSDLRYVLFKHNVKPVFKHTSTAYYTVYDVTNDHHTPLRLYASRRMQQTRLQHATWLGNTSGLLMISENDIYVRLAPSAPEDARLTDTGVAGVIYNGVPDWLYQEEVMPRPEATWPSPDGTHLLYATFNDTKVTALEFPWFGTQPGHDGASSSPLTTPRRGSFPPSKSVRYPTPGSSNPEVDLLVMELTNVTSSANVNGTINGTRTLNSTTVFRTKLKPPPVLDGQEYYLISAGWVGEDSTQIAVVWMTRSQNLTLVSACHAPTWECEETHSERAPEGQWLDAQPHPVFAPDGDSFLLLAAVQEGDKEHFTHIKHVTLTQQRIAVLSHGCYEVNEILAWDTKAHLVYYLGTRERRPGQRHLYVVRDPTADDPRRLEPLCVTCDLGEVLWSSRFYYTNCTHFGASVSPAIDSTSQGYYVLYCEGPGLPLAGIHSTTSHKMMRVLYDTRIQRGDKLSQLALPTRRSFEVPLPQGWKAQVQLLLPPSWREELRDAAFPVLVEVNGRPGSEAVTDRFKIDWGTYMSSHNDVVYVRLDVRGARGQGKRDLFRKIGGVEVQDQLTVLKHLLKTLKYLDVTRVGVWGWGYGGYVTAMVLGNQENLFKCGVAVNPIADWLYYNSAFTERVLGAPAENYKGYVEADLTQRARLVPSHSLYLLHGLADLTAPYTHGVAFAKALSEAGIIFRYQSYANEDHALAGVLEHAYRSMEDYLAECLSLDAS
- the LOC143348272 gene encoding A-type potassium channel modulatory protein DPP6 isoform X2, with translation MNASVNIERNSWRLPPDETVQVADPRSKSAQDLTYAEGGHNWRSIIFSLLVIGFVIAGIVTAIYLLGYVDELLYWSGRRLTLDECLRDDLTPHRLPPTWISHDKFIYQADDGSLTLLDTSNNSVYLLVSNHTLRQLNVQGYQCSSDLRYVLFKHNVKPVFKHTSTAYYTVYDVTNDHHTPLRLYASRRMQQTRLQHATWLGNTSGLLMISENDIYVRLAPSAPEDARLTDTGVAGVIYNGVPDWLYQEEVMPRPEATWPSPDGTHLLYATFNDTKVTALEFPWFGTQPGHDGASSSPLTTPRRGSFPPSKSVRYPTPGSSNPEVDLLVMELTNVTSSANVNGTINGTRTLNSTTVFRTKLKPPPVLDGQEYYLISAGWVGEDSTQIAVVWMTRSQNLTLVSACHAPTWECEETHSERAPEGQWLDAQPHPVFAPDGDSFLLLAAVQEGDKEHFTHIKHVTLTQQRIAVLSHGCYEVNEILAWDTKAHLVYYLGTRERRPGQRHLYVVRDPTADDPRRLEPLCVTCDLGEVLWSSRFYYTNCTHFGASVSPAIDSTSQGYYVLYCEGPGLPLAGIHSTTSHKMMRVLYDTRIQRGDKLSQLALPTRRSFEVPLPQGWKAQVQLLLPPSWREELRDAAFPVLVEVNGRPGSEAVTDRFKIDWGTYMSSHNDVVYVRLDVRGARGQGKRDLFRKIGGVEVQDQLTVLKHLLKTLKYLDVTRVGVWGWGYGGYVTAMVLGNQENLFKCGVAVNPIADWLYYNSAFTERVLGAPAENYKGYVEADLTQRARLVPSHSLYLLHGLADLTAPYTHGVAFAKALSEAGIIFRYQSYANEDHALAGVLEHAYRSMEDYLAECLSLDAS
- the LOC143348272 gene encoding A-type potassium channel modulatory protein DPP6 isoform X3, producing MANTPVNLSEEDLTYAEGGHNWRSIIFSLLVIGFVIAGIVTAIYLLGYVDELLYWSGRRLTLDECLRDDLTPHRLPPTWISHDKFIYQADDGSLTLLDTSNNSVYLLVSNHTLRQLNVQGYQCSSDLRYVLFKHNVKPVFKHTSTAYYTVYDVTNDHHTPLRLYASRRMQQTRLQHATWLGNTSGLLMISENDIYVRLAPSAPEDARLTDTGVAGVIYNGVPDWLYQEEVMPRPEATWPSPDGTHLLYATFNDTKVTALEFPWFGTQPGHDGASSSPLTTPRRGSFPPSKSVRYPTPGSSNPEVDLLVMELTNVTSSANVNGTINGTRTLNSTTVFRTKLKPPPVLDGQEYYLISAGWVGEDSTQIAVVWMTRSQNLTLVSACHAPTWECEETHSERAPEGQWLDAQPHPVFAPDGDSFLLLAAVQEGDKEHFTHIKHVTLTQQRIAVLSHGCYEVNEILAWDTKAHLVYYLGTRERRPGQRHLYVVRDPTADDPRRLEPLCVTCDLGEVLWSSRFYYTNCTHFGASVSPAIDSTSQGYYVLYCEGPGLPLAGIHSTTSHKMMRVLYDTRIQRGDKLSQLALPTRRSFEVPLPQGWKAQVQLLLPPSWREELRDAAFPVLVEVNGRPGSEAVTDRFKIDWGTYMSSHNDVVYVRLDVRGARGQGKRDLFRKIGGVEVQDQLTVLKHLLKTLKYLDVTRVGVWGWGYGGYVTAMVLGNQENLFKCGVAVNPIADWLYYNSAFTERVLGAPAENYKGYVEADLTQRARLVPSHSLYLLHGLADLTAPYTHGVAFAKALSEAGIIFRYQSYANEDHALAGVLEHAYRSMEDYLAECLSLDAS